From the genome of Terriglobales bacterium:
ATGACCGAGTTTGATTCCATGATCACGTTGCTTGTACCTTCGATGCGTTTGCGCAGGCTGGGCATGGCTTCCGCCAGGAACCCCTGTTTGGTGCGCACCCAAAGCGAGCGCTGCGCACCAGCCAGCAGAAAGCGCGAGGTATCAGAGCCGCCGCTGCGGTCCCGCTCTTCGCTGATGGCTACGGTGTGTTCATCGGTGGCGCAGCCGCAGGATTCGCCGTTCACCGAGCAGATCCCATGCCCAAACTGCGTGATTTTGACCGCTGTCCATTGCCGTTCGGGTAATGCAGCAATCAGGCCGGCAACTACGCTGGTCTTGCCCACACTCCGTGAATGCCCGCCAATTACCAAAATGGCCATAAGATTTACATACGAATCAGGGTAAAATACCCTGTAACTTCCTTAGTAAACTACCCTAACCATTATTACCTTGACGCTGATTCTTGCCTTGACGCCTAATGATTAGCGACCCTTTGCGTAGTTTGGATTTTAATCTTTTCCAGATGATTTGCGCTGTCCGTAAGGCAGCTTCGGGGGCGATTGAGGCTGCTTTTGCCCCTGTAAACCGCGTGCGCCAGTGATGTTCAGGCGTCTTTGGCCACAAGTAGTAGACAGGAGATTTACGATGTCCATGATCAGACGTTTAGGGGTAGTTTCGCTGCTTTGCATTCTGTTCTGCCTGGTAGCAGGGGTTGAGCCGGCGCTGGCTGCAAATCCTTTTACGCCAGCACCAGGATCGCCCATCATTACCGGCGCCGGAGCCGGCTTTGTAGCCGTCGGCGATTTGAATGGAGACGGAAAGCCCGACGTGGTTGTCGTCAACGGTAGCGCTAACAGCGTCTCAGTTCTACTGGCAACAGGCGGAGGAAGCTTCCTGGCTCCGGTCAATTACGGGGTCGGAATCGGTCCCAACGATGTCGCTATCGCAGACGTCCTTGGGAATGGCAGGCTTGATTTGGTGGTTACGAATAGTGACGGTACCATCGACCTTCTGATCAACAATGGTAGCGGCGTTTTTACCACTCCACTTCCACCCCTTTTTGCAGGGTCGGGAACGGGACCCGAAGGCATTGCTGTTGCCGATCTTAATAAAGACGGATTCCCCGACATTGTTGTCGCTGACTCCTTCACCAATAACGTCACCGTCTTCCTGGGAGCCGGACTTGGAGCTTTTACACCCGGTGTTAATTACACGACCAGCACAAATCCTTCTACGATTATCACCAATCCTTCATCTGTTGGGGTGGCTGACTTCAATGGTGATGGAAAACTTGACCTGGTCACTGCCAATAATGCCAATGACACGGTCAGCCTTCTTCTGGGCAACGGAAACGGGACCTTTCAAGCCCCTATAAGCGTTAATGTGAACCCCAGTCCGACTTCGAGCTGCTCGGATCCCGATGCTCTTGTGGTTGCTGACCTGAACGGAGACTCAAAGCCCGATGTCGCTGTGGCATGTACGGGAGGCACCGTAAGCATACTCTTGGGGAACGGAAGTGGAACTGGAACCGGGATTTTTGCAGCCGCCGTCAGCTATACCACATTTGATAGTGCGAGTGGCGCCGGAACGGGACCCGAGTCTATTGCCGCGGCCGACTTCGACGGCAAGAATGGAGTTGATCTGGTCATCGCGGACTCCTCCAATGATGCGGTTGTTCTGCTCAACAGCGGCACTGGAACTTTTGGTGCTCCCATCCCGCAGCCTGCAGGCAAAGGGGCATTTGGGGTAGCCACTGGTGATTTTAATGCCGATAGCAAGCCCGATCTAGCCGTCGCCAATTTTACGGACGGTACCGTAAGCATTTTGTTGAATGGAGGAGCCATAGGAAACGGTGGCGGCGGTGGTGGTGGTGGCTGCACCCCAACTACATGTCCTGCTAATTTCACCATTACTGTAACTCCGGCTTCTGTAACGACAAAAGCCGGCACACTGGTTACTTATACAGTTACCGTGACCCCTGGACCTGGATTCAGTGAACCTGTCGCACTCACTTGCTCCAGCAGCGCCCCGGCATCTGGTTGCTCTTTTAGCACCAAAACTGTCCTTCCCAGAAACGGCGCCTCCGTGAACAGTACGATGAGCGTGGCCACCAACTTCAATCCTTCTGGAGGCCCTTTTAGCAAGGCAGATCCTTCTCAGTCGCCTATGCCGCACTCGAACAATAATCTCTATGCCATGCTTTCTTTCAGCGGAGCGGGGGTTTTCGGGTTGGTCCTGTCGGCAAGACGTCTTCGAAGCAAACGCAGACCGTTGGTAGGAGTGGTAATAACAATCCTGGGGGTTCTAGTGATTTTGATGACCTTGCAAGGGTGCGGAAAGAAAGAAGATTTCCCAGTCGGCCCCGACGTGGTGACGCCACCCGGCACTTACGCTGTAACTGTGACGGGCACGGCAGGAAGCGGCTCCAGTGCACAGGTCGCGACTGCAACACCAACTCCGGCCTTGATCGTTAATTAAATCAGACCTCTAAATCTGGGTTCTTTCTTGGGGCGATTCGCGACAGCGAGTCGCCCGGTCTTTCTTTCTAAGGGCTCCGCAGCCAAAACAAGGCCGCTGTGCCCTCGCTTTTGGTTCGCGCGTAACGGCACTCACCAAAAGCTCACCCGTTTTCTGAGGGCTCCGCAGCTCAGACCTGTTGGGTAGCCTTTCATTTTTTGAGAAACTATTTTTTCTTTGCCAGCCGGGCCAGCACGGCCAGCTCTTTCAGATATTCGCGCAGCGGCTTGGCTGGTCTTCCCCAAAAGACCACGCCTTTACCGCGCACGATTTTTTTGGTCAGCACGCCGGAGCCGGAGCCAAGAATCACGCCTTCCGTTATCCGGACGTGATCGCCGATTCCCACCTGTCCTCCAACTACAACGTTGCTTTCGATGACCGAGCTGCCGGAGATTCCCGTGAGCGCTGCGATAACGACGTTTTCGCCGATCCTTACGTTGTGTCCGATGTGGACGAGATTATCAATCTTTGTTCCTTTGCCAATGATGGTGGCATCGAGCGCGCCACGGTCAATGGTCGTGTTGGAACCAACTTCCACATCATCCGCGATCTCAAGCGTGCCAATTTGGGGGAACTGTTCATACTTCCCTGTTGCCCGGTCGCGGACATAACCGAAACCATCGCTTCCCAAAACTACTCCAGCATGGATGGCCGCGCGTTTGCCGATGCGCGTCCCAGCGTAAATGGTCACGTTGTTGTCAATGAAACACTCCTCTCCAATGACAACTCCGTTGCCGATGCAGCTTCCCGGACCGATGCGGGTGTGGTCTCCGATTACGCAGTCTTCGCCCAGGACCGCGTGCGGCCCTATGGAAACTGCCTTGCCCAGCTTGGCGGAGTGATGAACTTCAGCGGTCGAATGCACGCCGGGGTGCTGGCGCCGCCGATGATGCAACAGCTTCGCCGCCCGCGCAAACGCCAGGCGCGGATCGGCAACAATCAAAATGGGTTTTGTGGCCTTTGCATTCGCTGCGAATTCTGCGGCGATGATTGCGCCCGCAGAGCTGGCGATGGCCTGCTCGAGGCGGGCAGTATTTTCCACAAATACGAGGTGCGTGACGCCCGCCGACTCCAGGCTGGCCACGCCGCTGATCTCCGCTGTGCCCTTTCCCAGCAGGCGGGCTTGAATGCTATTTGCGATCTCTTCAACCAGCATTGACATGATGCGACTCAGTATAGCGGAGGCTCGCCTGCAGGGCGCGTCTTCCAGCGGCGATGCACCCACAGCCATTGGTCAGGATATCTGCGTACATAGCTTTCAATGGTCTGATTGAAAAGCCGGGTGTTGGCGATCACGTCGGCCTCATCGTCTCCGCTGCGTATCAGCGCAAGCGCCGGGGCCATCTGTAAGCGATACTTGCGAATCTGCTCATCCCAAAATGCAAAGCCGGGAAGCACAGCGGCATCTGTTCTCAGGGCCACGCGCGCCAGGCCGCTGGCCGTGCAGGCAGGAATGCCAAAAAATTCGGCGAAGATTCCCTGCGGCGGAGTCATGTTGGTATCCATGAGAATTCCTACGGTTTCTCCCTCCCGGACGGCTTTCAAAAGGCCGCGCGCATAGTCATCTTTATCAAAAACTTTGTTGCCGTGCAGGGTGCGATAACGTTTGACCAGTCGGTCTACATAAGGGTTATCCAGGCCACGGGCCACAATGTACATAGCGTGTCCGTGCAAGGAATGCATGAAAGAAGAGAGCTCCCAGCCGCCCAAGTGCGCGGTCAGGAAGAGCACGCCTTTGCCGCGTGCCCGCGCAGCCTCAAAATTTTCGACACCGTCATAAATAATGACGTCGGAGACGTTGGCCGGGGTGTACTGGGGAAATTTGCAAAATTCCGCAAGCTGGCGGCCCAGGTGCAGAAATAATCGGCGCACAACTTTGCGGTGCTCGCGTTTACTTTTTTCCGGGAAGGCCATCTGCTGGTTCCGCATTCCCACCCGGCGCAGGCGTCCGAACAGTAGCCACACAGTGCAACCCAGACTCATGCCGGCAAAGCGCGCCACAGGACGCGGTAAGAGAGCCAAGGTATGTAGCAGCAGCCAAACCGGCGCGTACTCCAGGCGGTGGCGAAGGGTGCCCCGGAGTGATGAATCGTCTCCTGAGGTCGCGGCTTCCGGCTTTATTGTCTGAGCGTCCATGTACTCGAAAACTAACTTGCGGAATTGGTGACGGTACCATTCGCGGCCAGCAGCGTCAAATTCCTATGCGGAAATAAATCCCTGGGAATAAACCTTTGTCACTAAACCATTGGGCCGAGTGTCAGCCTTCTTGATAAAACTGGTACGCGCTGCCTTCAAAATAACCCGCGATTGTTACAATAGCCATCATTCTATGTGGAGCAAGAAAATAATGAACCGATCTTTGAGTCTGTTGATGGTATTTTGCATTCTATTCCTTACTGCCTGCAAGGTCAGCAAACCGGGTGACATGGAAAGTTCGATCATGAAAAACGTAGAACGAACGGTCACCATCGGCGATAAAGATAAGAAAAACCCGATTGCTTCTTCTCCGGATGCGATCAAAGAGGGCGGAGAACACTTCCAGCATCATTGCCAGATCTGCCACGGTCTCGACGGCCATGCTACAGGAGTGCCCTTCGCAGCTCAGATGTCACCCCCTGTCCCTGATTTGGGCGACAAGGACTCGCAGGAATACACCGACGGGCAGCTCCACTGGATCGTTGAAAATGGTATTGCTCCTTCCGGTATGCCCGCATGGAAAGGCATTCTGGAAGATGACGAGATGTGGAAAATTGTGCTCTACATGCGCAACCTGCCTGCCAAAGGCAGCCTGGGCGCCCCGGAAATTTTCAAGGAAGAACAGGAAGAGCACGAGGAGATGGAAAAGGGCGGCACGCCGGAGCACGAACACCATCATGAGCATGCACACTGATTCTTTGGCGCTTGCGTTCAAAGCCAAGCTTTCAAAACCCAAATATTCAGCGAACAAAAACAGCGAGACGTAGCTTGCTACGTCTCCACCCGTATAACCAATTACCAAAAAAATTGCGCCCTCACCGGGTTTTCGGAGCCGTTGGGTCGGGTTTTTCCTGGCTGCTGCTTTCACTGCTTGCAGTGGCATTGGTCGCAGGCTGTGCTTGGGCTGCAGGCTGCGCTGCCGTTGCTCCGGTGGTTGTTGTGACGGTTGCTGCGGATGTCGTTGACGTACTCGCAGGCACCGAGGTTGCAGTGACGGGAGCGTTGGAGTCGGATTTACCCTTGTTGTATTTGGCGACAGCTCCCAGGAACGGCTGGGCTTCGCTTGGAGACTCCACGCCACCTGTCAACAGGGTCCGGAACGGAATCATGCGCCCGTAAAAAGCGCGGGTATCATCTTTATGCTGCTTCACCACGGCGCCGTTGAGACTCACGCCGGCAAACAGGCCGCGGGCGCGGGAATAGGTGAGAATCTCTGAGCGCATGGAAATATCCGTCATGCCCTCGGCAAGACGGCCCACCGGACCCGCCGCAGCCGAAGCATCGGCCCCCAATTTCACGTGGCTGGCCAGCAGCGACTGCATGCCGCGCTGGTTCATGACCAGCATCACCAGGTCCACCGCCTGTCCGCCGATTTGGAATCCAAAGCTGCCGCCTTCAATGCGGAAGAAAGCAGGGGCGCTCCAACCGTTCGGGGTACGGCAGGTGACCACGCCTTTGCCTAAAGCGCCTCCGAACACAAAGCCGCCTTTAAACATCGAGGGGACTACAGCCACGCATTCGGCCGAATCCATAACTTGCTGGGGAACACCGCTATCGGGTGCAGACATGATTTCATCGAGCACCTGCCCGGCTGTCTGCAGCCGTTCAATATCTTTTTCACGATCATCCGCCAGACAGACACCAGCAAACGACAGGACCATCAGAGAAACAAGCAGAAGTTTTTTCATGCGCACCTACTTTCCCGAGGGAAAAATTTTCGTTCTGATATAGAGAATAGCTGGAAATGGCTTATCAAGATAGATGCTGTCTGATAGCAAAGCAGATGCCTGGGCTTGGCAGTCAGTCTTCAGTATTCGGTGCCCAGCATTCAGATGAAAGCGTGCGCCGAGAAATCGCCCGCAAAAGCAGGGTCAGGTGGTGTGGGCAAGGGGTACTTGCTCAGCAAGTGGGCGAACCCTAAAACAACGCTGATCGCCGCATATCTAGCGGCTAACGTTGATGTCAAAGCAGGGACTTGCTG
Proteins encoded in this window:
- a CDS encoding VCBS repeat-containing protein — encoded protein: MSMIRRLGVVSLLCILFCLVAGVEPALAANPFTPAPGSPIITGAGAGFVAVGDLNGDGKPDVVVVNGSANSVSVLLATGGGSFLAPVNYGVGIGPNDVAIADVLGNGRLDLVVTNSDGTIDLLINNGSGVFTTPLPPLFAGSGTGPEGIAVADLNKDGFPDIVVADSFTNNVTVFLGAGLGAFTPGVNYTTSTNPSTIITNPSSVGVADFNGDGKLDLVTANNANDTVSLLLGNGNGTFQAPISVNVNPSPTSSCSDPDALVVADLNGDSKPDVAVACTGGTVSILLGNGSGTGTGIFAAAVSYTTFDSASGAGTGPESIAAADFDGKNGVDLVIADSSNDAVVLLNSGTGTFGAPIPQPAGKGAFGVATGDFNADSKPDLAVANFTDGTVSILLNGGAIGNGGGGGGGGCTPTTCPANFTITVTPASVTTKAGTLVTYTVTVTPGPGFSEPVALTCSSSAPASGCSFSTKTVLPRNGASVNSTMSVATNFNPSGGPFSKADPSQSPMPHSNNNLYAMLSFSGAGVFGLVLSARRLRSKRRPLVGVVITILGVLVILMTLQGCGKKEDFPVGPDVVTPPGTYAVTVTGTAGSGSSAQVATATPTPALIVN
- the lpxD gene encoding UDP-3-O-(3-hydroxymyristoyl)glucosamine N-acyltransferase, with amino-acid sequence MSMLVEEIANSIQARLLGKGTAEISGVASLESAGVTHLVFVENTARLEQAIASSAGAIIAAEFAANAKATKPILIVADPRLAFARAAKLLHHRRRQHPGVHSTAEVHHSAKLGKAVSIGPHAVLGEDCVIGDHTRIGPGSCIGNGVVIGEECFIDNNVTIYAGTRIGKRAAIHAGVVLGSDGFGYVRDRATGKYEQFPQIGTLEIADDVEVGSNTTIDRGALDATIIGKGTKIDNLVHIGHNVRIGENVVIAALTGISGSSVIESNVVVGGQVGIGDHVRITEGVILGSGSGVLTKKIVRGKGVVFWGRPAKPLREYLKELAVLARLAKKK
- a CDS encoding lysophospholipid acyltransferase family protein — translated: MDAQTIKPEAATSGDDSSLRGTLRHRLEYAPVWLLLHTLALLPRPVARFAGMSLGCTVWLLFGRLRRVGMRNQQMAFPEKSKREHRKVVRRLFLHLGRQLAEFCKFPQYTPANVSDVIIYDGVENFEAARARGKGVLFLTAHLGGWELSSFMHSLHGHAMYIVARGLDNPYVDRLVKRYRTLHGNKVFDKDDYARGLLKAVREGETVGILMDTNMTPPQGIFAEFFGIPACTASGLARVALRTDAAVLPGFAFWDEQIRKYRLQMAPALALIRSGDDEADVIANTRLFNQTIESYVRRYPDQWLWVHRRWKTRPAGEPPLY
- a CDS encoding c-type cytochrome produces the protein MNRSLSLLMVFCILFLTACKVSKPGDMESSIMKNVERTVTIGDKDKKNPIASSPDAIKEGGEHFQHHCQICHGLDGHATGVPFAAQMSPPVPDLGDKDSQEYTDGQLHWIVENGIAPSGMPAWKGILEDDEMWKIVLYMRNLPAKGSLGAPEIFKEEQEEHEEMEKGGTPEHEHHHEHAH
- a CDS encoding lipid-binding SYLF domain-containing protein, which gives rise to MKKLLLVSLMVLSFAGVCLADDREKDIERLQTAGQVLDEIMSAPDSGVPQQVMDSAECVAVVPSMFKGGFVFGGALGKGVVTCRTPNGWSAPAFFRIEGGSFGFQIGGQAVDLVMLVMNQRGMQSLLASHVKLGADASAAAGPVGRLAEGMTDISMRSEILTYSRARGLFAGVSLNGAVVKQHKDDTRAFYGRMIPFRTLLTGGVESPSEAQPFLGAVAKYNKGKSDSNAPVTATSVPASTSTTSAATVTTTTGATAAQPAAQAQPATNATASSESSSQEKPDPTAPKTR